In Candidatus Zixiibacteriota bacterium, a single window of DNA contains:
- a CDS encoding YIP1 family protein, with product MDRSVTVNTDYRPVTDRTLSFRGLAEVFYSPTAFFEKSKERPSLLAPFIAFAVLLITFSLVTIDISFETLMERTQEQTQGRMEFTPEEARSMKRQVLVNDNVVLFLVPLIAAGLCMLWGNLVYPGAARFKQVLSVMLYGEVIYAVGKIVLAPLMLIKQTTSVSLSLAVLAPYLGESRLLPLALSRIDLFLIWEIVAIGIGLSIIYDVSRNRGYLYSVLSMGLLSVCSVLFRAVLMMQ from the coding sequence ATGGATAGATCGGTTACTGTCAACACAGATTACCGCCCCGTCACAGACCGTACCCTTTCCTTCCGGGGGTTGGCGGAGGTGTTCTACAGTCCGACGGCGTTCTTCGAAAAGTCAAAAGAACGCCCGAGCCTCCTTGCGCCGTTCATAGCGTTCGCTGTTCTCCTCATCACCTTTTCGCTGGTTACGATTGACATCAGTTTTGAGACGCTGATGGAAAGAACGCAGGAGCAGACGCAGGGTCGAATGGAGTTTACGCCGGAAGAAGCGCGTTCCATGAAACGCCAGGTTCTGGTCAATGACAACGTGGTTTTGTTCCTGGTCCCGCTGATTGCGGCAGGCTTGTGCATGCTCTGGGGAAACCTTGTCTACCCCGGCGCGGCCCGATTCAAACAAGTGCTTTCGGTTATGCTCTACGGCGAGGTAATCTATGCAGTCGGCAAGATTGTTCTGGCGCCGTTGATGCTCATTAAGCAAACCACGTCGGTGTCATTATCACTCGCCGTGTTGGCGCCGTACCTTGGCGAGAGCCGCCTTCTTCCCCTTGCCCTGTCCCGGATTGACCTGTTCCTCATCTGGGAGATTGTTGCTATCGGCATCGGCCTGTCGATCATCTACGACGTATCGCGCAATCGCGGCTATCTTTATTCGGTCCTATCGATGGGATTGCTTTCGGTTTGTTCTGTGCTCTTCAGGGCTGTGCTAATGATGCAGTAG
- a CDS encoding redoxin domain-containing protein: MSDKSTRTKKKFAILVGLGIIAAAFVGLVAGNEYVGWRLGSAAVKGSGPGNPHEVGLLKAGEMFPDVELFDLEGNRVSTHQFIGKKSTVVMFMIVDCAPCTQAIDQWKTYTDTLSADLQLVGICVAEVKQARAYSEESDIPFALYCDTDLSFHSNYEISRFPSLVGLSANGVIEFMQHGFHEGFDPFEVVTAINPGEES; the protein is encoded by the coding sequence ATGAGCGACAAATCCACACGAACAAAAAAGAAATTCGCCATTCTCGTAGGATTGGGGATCATTGCCGCAGCCTTTGTCGGCTTGGTCGCAGGGAATGAGTATGTCGGATGGCGACTTGGGTCCGCGGCGGTGAAAGGGTCGGGTCCCGGTAATCCTCACGAAGTAGGTCTGCTGAAAGCGGGAGAGATGTTCCCGGATGTGGAGCTATTCGACCTGGAGGGTAACCGGGTCAGCACCCATCAATTCATTGGGAAGAAGAGTACGGTTGTGATGTTCATGATAGTTGACTGCGCGCCATGCACGCAAGCTATCGATCAATGGAAAACGTACACCGACACACTCTCGGCGGATTTGCAGCTGGTGGGTATCTGTGTGGCTGAAGTGAAACAGGCACGCGCCTACAGCGAAGAGTCGGATATCCCGTTCGCGCTCTATTGCGACACCGATCTCAGCTTCCATTCCAACTATGAGATCAGCCGATTCCCGAGCCTGGTCGGCCTGAGCGCAAACGGCGTCATCGAATTCATGCAGCATGGGTTCCACGAGGGATTTGATCCATTCGAAGTAGTTACTGCAATCAACCCCGGGGAAGAGTCATAG
- a CDS encoding DUF6265 family protein gives MMHNKRYVGPILGSLCLVCLIVGTLVPTGSIRSANDDPTKVDDLAFIAGQWRGEAFGGICEEVWNAPSGNSMMGMFKLIQQDRIVFYELMIIAEDSAGIALKLKHFNADLTGWETKDDMVTFPFVKMQNNKAIFEGISFHRKTTDTLLVTLTTEHDGKIDTTRFVYLQVKE, from the coding sequence ATGATGCATAACAAAAGATACGTCGGGCCGATCTTAGGGTCACTCTGCCTTGTCTGTTTGATCGTTGGGACACTGGTCCCCACCGGCTCGATTCGTTCAGCCAACGACGACCCAACTAAAGTAGATGACCTCGCGTTCATCGCCGGCCAGTGGCGGGGGGAAGCGTTTGGTGGCATCTGCGAGGAAGTATGGAACGCACCTTCGGGCAACAGCATGATGGGGATGTTCAAACTCATCCAGCAGGACCGGATCGTCTTTTACGAGTTGATGATTATCGCCGAAGACTCAGCAGGCATCGCCCTCAAACTCAAACACTTTAATGCCGATCTGACCGGTTGGGAAACGAAAGATGATATGGTGACGTTTCCATTCGTGAAGATGCAAAACAACAAGGCCATCTTTGAAGGTATCTCCTTTCATCGCAAGACGACCGACACTCTGCTGGTGACCTTGACCACGGAACACGACGGTAAGATCGACACGACCCGGTTCGTCTATCTTCAGGTCAAAGAGTAA
- a CDS encoding TIR domain-containing protein has product MSSIVTFYSYKGGVGRSMALANIALLLARRGLRVLVVDWDLEAPGLERYFASMKMETGGAGLLPLILAAADGETPDYQDYLWKVIDHESDVAFALLQSGREGNTQYAKELNRFNWSAFFAEQGGGDFIENLRHKWREHFDIVLIDSRTGLTDAGGICTIQLPDIVVPMFTANYQSLYGVRDVIRFAQRARQALAYDRMPLTIFPLPSRFSVRSEFEESQDWIDRFEEALSEFYSDWLPSWASPRSVLERIKIPQIDYFGFGEKLAVVEHGMSDPESMGFVYNRVAELLAGDFSDIEKWLGEEARAEAERATRLTKSITSQVSSVPSGEYEYDIFVSYAQGPMLAEWMRDFVRLLSQWVEEATGKPLKVFFDVGEIQIGDSLPARLGTALARSKLLLVVASARYFHSQWAMREWLTFVQRTKITGANLIIPIVLSGRKVLPPEFTNFQYTDMSDYAYSTKAFRETKKYFEFQTKVRDLAQDVVQMLEKVPPFDLAWTIASDDDVDKLTSPKFDGPTFLDS; this is encoded by the coding sequence ATGAGCAGTATTGTAACTTTCTACTCGTATAAGGGCGGAGTCGGTCGTAGCATGGCGCTGGCCAACATCGCCCTCTTACTCGCACGTCGTGGCCTCCGTGTGCTTGTGGTCGACTGGGACCTGGAAGCCCCCGGCTTGGAACGGTACTTTGCTTCAATGAAGATGGAGACCGGTGGGGCCGGCTTGCTGCCGCTGATTCTGGCTGCGGCCGATGGTGAAACGCCTGACTACCAAGACTACTTGTGGAAGGTGATAGATCATGAAAGTGACGTGGCTTTTGCCTTGCTCCAGAGTGGTCGCGAAGGTAATACTCAATATGCTAAAGAACTGAACAGGTTCAACTGGAGTGCATTCTTCGCCGAACAGGGGGGTGGGGATTTTATCGAGAACCTCAGGCACAAATGGAGAGAGCACTTTGACATAGTCCTGATCGACAGTCGAACAGGACTGACCGACGCGGGGGGGATTTGCACTATTCAGCTTCCCGATATCGTTGTCCCCATGTTTACGGCAAACTATCAAAGTCTGTATGGTGTCCGTGATGTAATCCGATTCGCCCAACGGGCCAGACAGGCCCTGGCTTATGATCGGATGCCCCTAACGATCTTTCCACTGCCTTCAAGGTTCAGCGTGCGATCAGAGTTTGAAGAATCTCAGGACTGGATTGATCGATTCGAAGAAGCGCTTTCTGAGTTCTATAGCGATTGGCTTCCCAGCTGGGCCAGTCCGCGCTCGGTCCTCGAACGGATAAAGATACCTCAAATCGACTATTTCGGATTCGGCGAGAAGCTTGCGGTGGTGGAGCACGGAATGAGCGATCCTGAGAGCATGGGGTTTGTGTACAATCGAGTCGCCGAGCTTCTGGCCGGTGACTTCTCCGATATTGAAAAGTGGCTGGGGGAAGAGGCCAGAGCCGAAGCAGAACGGGCAACCAGGCTTACCAAGTCTATTACCAGTCAGGTGTCCAGCGTTCCATCGGGCGAATATGAGTACGACATATTCGTCAGCTATGCTCAGGGTCCGATGCTTGCCGAGTGGATGCGTGATTTTGTGCGGCTACTGTCTCAGTGGGTTGAAGAAGCGACGGGGAAGCCGCTGAAAGTGTTTTTCGACGTTGGGGAGATCCAAATAGGGGACTCCTTACCGGCTCGCCTTGGTACCGCCCTTGCCAGGTCGAAACTTCTGCTTGTCGTAGCTTCAGCGCGATACTTTCACAGCCAATGGGCAATGCGTGAGTGGCTTACCTTTGTCCAACGTACCAAAATCACCGGCGCTAACCTGATAATACCCATAGTTCTCAGCGGTAGAAAAGTGCTACCGCCTGAGTTCACGAACTTCCAGTATACGGATATGTCCGATTACGCCTACTCAACTAAAGCCTTTCGAGAGACCAAGAAATACTTCGAGTTTCAGACCAAAGTTCGAGACCTGGCGCAAGATGTTGTGCAGATGCTTGAAAAAGTTCCCCCGTTCGACCTGGCCTGGACCATCGCCTCGGACGATGATGTTGACAAGCTTACATCACCAAAGTTCGATGGCCCCACCTTTCTTGATTCCTAA
- a CDS encoding toll/interleukin-1 receptor domain-containing protein encodes MAYQYDIFLSYRRNPETLRWIHQHLQPLLTLRVSLELGRDPVIFIDDQIEAGTDWPLELATKLATSRVLIPLWSKTYFNSKWCMEELSIMLAREEETSRRKPDNPRGLVIPGIIHDGDEFPAEISRIQYFELRECFNVRMAKDSPRAEELDEILNQQAPAIAKAIEAAPQWQPQWPKTAAAEFYRVYYNEQKPTQTAVPGLA; translated from the coding sequence ATGGCTTATCAATACGACATCTTTCTTAGCTATCGTCGGAATCCGGAGACGCTTCGCTGGATTCACCAACACCTACAGCCGCTACTCACCCTTCGCGTGAGTCTCGAACTCGGCAGGGACCCGGTTATCTTTATTGATGATCAAATCGAAGCCGGAACCGACTGGCCGCTTGAACTGGCCACCAAACTGGCCACATCGAGAGTCCTGATTCCTCTTTGGTCGAAGACCTACTTCAATAGTAAATGGTGCATGGAGGAGCTGTCAATCATGCTCGCAAGAGAAGAAGAAACTTCTCGCAGAAAGCCCGACAATCCGAGAGGGCTGGTGATACCGGGAATCATACACGACGGCGACGAGTTTCCAGCCGAGATCAGTCGAATCCAATACTTCGAGCTTCGAGAGTGTTTTAACGTCCGTATGGCCAAAGACAGTCCCAGAGCTGAGGAGTTGGATGAAATCTTAAACCAGCAAGCGCCAGCCATCGCCAAAGCAATAGAGGCTGCGCCCCAGTGGCAACCGCAATGGCCGAAGACAGCCGCGGCCGAGTTCTACCGGGTCTATTACAACGAGCAAAAACCAACCCAAACCGCTGTTCCGGGACTCGCCTAA